A region of Alkalinema sp. FACHB-956 DNA encodes the following proteins:
- a CDS encoding heme oxygenase (biliverdin-producing) — translation MSSNLALKLREGTKKAHTMAENTGFIACFLRGTVEKSSYRKLVANLYYVYSTMEEEMHKLKNHPVMGKMYFPELDRKGSLEKDLEYYYGSNWRSEISPSSATQAYIDQIKKVGTEQPELMVAHLYTRYIGDLSGGQILKKIAVNAMNLNEGEGTNFYEFQHIDDEKAFKKMYRETLDSLAIDEATVDQIVNEANDAFHHNMNMFKELEGNLIKAIGVQLFNLLTRRTRRGSTEETLATAEN, via the coding sequence ATGAGCAGCAATTTAGCATTGAAACTCCGCGAGGGCACTAAGAAAGCTCATACCATGGCGGAGAATACGGGGTTTATCGCTTGCTTTTTGAGAGGCACCGTTGAAAAAAGCTCTTACCGCAAGCTAGTTGCCAACCTTTACTACGTCTATTCGACGATGGAAGAGGAAATGCACAAGCTCAAGAATCACCCCGTGATGGGCAAAATGTATTTCCCGGAACTCGATCGCAAGGGTAGTCTAGAGAAAGATTTGGAGTACTACTACGGCTCCAACTGGCGATCGGAAATTTCGCCCTCTTCCGCAACCCAAGCTTACATCGACCAGATTAAAAAAGTCGGGACTGAGCAGCCTGAGTTGATGGTGGCACACCTTTACACTCGCTACATCGGTGACCTGTCTGGTGGGCAAATTCTTAAGAAGATTGCGGTCAACGCCATGAACCTCAACGAAGGCGAAGGCACCAACTTCTACGAATTCCAGCATATTGACGACGAGAAAGCCTTCAAAAAGATGTACCGGGAAACCCTGGACAGTCTGGCGATCGATGAAGCTACCGTCGATCAAATCGTTAACGAGGCAAATGATGCCTTCCATCACAACATGAACATGTTTAAGGAACTGGAAGGGAACCTCATCAAGGCGATCGGAGTTCAACTCTTCAACCTGTTGACCCGTCGGACTCGTCGCGGTAGCACCGAAGAAACCCTCGCAACCGCAGAAAACTAA
- a CDS encoding alpha/beta hydrolase: MGSSGWRCWSLGVLASGAIGWAGGSPAQAAEQVTLRFGPFEQVVSVAEVEAYAKTGKLSPSLQFFSVVLTPETRKALNTRLDLDPKVSSQVVGDLLKSPAGQQLMQNLQSAAPGLTVEAIQAGVTIAAKQFGGLDAIGVLKAIPQKNITIDLSEAAALGSKLNLTYWQSQATSTLLQRSLAVEKTNFSASFDPSLPGKGTVSQQTIVLTDSRRQRSLPVDLYLPETVQGPIVVISPGFESSKQFLTYVAQHLASHGFSVVAIDHPSVFQNQTRPTLNPEKLLPPQELLDRPKDVSFVLDELAKRTELSGKVNAQKAIVMGHSLGGYGALALAGGEIQLDELRQFCQKSKIIQRTPADWLQCSGTELAGNRINLRDSRVVGTIALNPAVGKIFGKSGLSQVKTPTVMLASTDDSLTPPLTQQLQPFMQLPTPKYLMTAIGATHLSVSDRERFQVGAAARTLVKEKVGAEVDPLRRAVLGVSLAFVKQQTPEAEKYKPFLSAGYVQSIATAGMPLRMNSELPTGVTRLLKLAGMV; encoded by the coding sequence ATGGGAAGCAGCGGATGGAGATGTTGGAGCCTGGGGGTTCTCGCCAGTGGGGCGATCGGCTGGGCTGGGGGATCTCCGGCTCAGGCAGCGGAGCAAGTAACGCTGCGCTTTGGCCCCTTTGAACAGGTGGTCAGCGTGGCGGAGGTAGAAGCCTATGCCAAAACAGGTAAACTCTCGCCGAGTCTGCAATTTTTCTCTGTCGTGCTGACGCCGGAAACCCGCAAGGCGTTAAATACCAGGCTGGATCTGGATCCCAAGGTCAGTAGCCAAGTCGTGGGCGATTTATTGAAGTCCCCGGCTGGGCAACAGTTGATGCAAAATTTGCAATCGGCGGCACCGGGTTTGACCGTAGAGGCGATCCAAGCCGGGGTGACGATCGCGGCAAAGCAGTTCGGGGGACTGGATGCGATCGGGGTGCTCAAGGCCATTCCCCAAAAGAATATTACGATCGACCTGTCGGAAGCGGCGGCACTGGGTTCCAAGTTGAATTTGACCTATTGGCAAAGTCAGGCAACGAGTACGTTGTTGCAGCGCAGTTTGGCTGTGGAGAAAACGAACTTTTCTGCGTCGTTCGATCCCAGTTTGCCGGGAAAAGGGACCGTCAGTCAGCAAACGATCGTGCTAACCGACTCTCGCCGCCAGCGATCGCTCCCGGTGGATTTGTATTTACCGGAAACCGTACAAGGGCCGATCGTCGTGATTTCTCCGGGATTTGAATCGAGTAAGCAATTCCTAACCTATGTGGCACAGCATTTGGCGTCCCATGGGTTTAGTGTGGTCGCCATTGATCACCCCTCTGTGTTTCAAAACCAAACCCGACCGACGTTGAATCCCGAAAAGCTTTTACCCCCGCAGGAGTTACTCGATCGTCCAAAGGATGTTTCCTTTGTCTTGGATGAGTTAGCCAAGCGAACGGAGTTGTCCGGGAAGGTGAATGCGCAAAAGGCAATCGTCATGGGCCATTCCCTGGGTGGCTATGGGGCGTTGGCACTCGCAGGGGGTGAAATTCAGTTGGATGAGTTGCGCCAGTTTTGTCAAAAGAGCAAAATTATTCAGCGTACCCCGGCGGATTGGTTGCAATGTTCGGGGACGGAACTGGCGGGAAACCGGATTAACCTGCGGGATAGCCGAGTGGTGGGCACGATCGCGCTCAATCCTGCGGTGGGCAAAATCTTTGGTAAATCGGGACTCTCGCAGGTGAAAACGCCAACGGTAATGCTGGCCAGTACGGATGATAGTTTGACGCCACCATTGACGCAGCAGTTACAGCCGTTTATGCAATTGCCAACACCTAAGTATTTGATGACGGCGATCGGGGCGACCCATTTGAGTGTGAGCGATCGGGAGCGCTTCCAAGTCGGGGCCGCAGCGCGAACCTTGGTGAAGGAAAAGGTGGGTGCGGAGGTTGATCCATTGCGGCGGGCTGTGCTGGGCGTGAGTTTGGCGTTTGTCAAGCAGCAGACCCCGGAGGCGGAGAAATATAAGCCGTTTTTGAGCGCGGGCTATGTGCAGTCGATCGCGACGGCGGGAATGCCGCTACGCATGAATTCGGAGTTACCTACTGGGGTGACGCGGTTACTGAAGTTAGCGGGGATGGTTTAG
- a CDS encoding NAD-dependent epimerase/dehydratase family protein, translated as MRVLVMGGTRFIGVYLTRLLVEQGHEVVLFNRGKKPAPVEGLRVIIGDRTQPEAIQQLAGESFDAIFDNNGRELSDTKPLADLFNGKVKHFVYMSSAGVYLKSDQMPHIEGDAVDPKSRHKGKNDTEAYLAAQGLPFTSIRPTYIYGPQNYNDLEAWFFDRILRDRPIPIPGHGQHFTQFGHCADLAAAMANVLGNDRAIGQIYNVSGEREVTFDGLAKACAVAAGKDPDSLKIVHFDPKAFDFGKRKAFPMRAQHFFCSIEKAKAELNWQPQFDLVSGLKDSLQNDYLASGRDRAEIDFAIDDEILAAVG; from the coding sequence ATGCGAGTTTTGGTCATGGGCGGAACCCGGTTTATCGGGGTATATCTGACGCGGTTACTGGTGGAGCAAGGCCATGAGGTCGTGTTATTCAACCGAGGCAAAAAGCCCGCGCCCGTGGAAGGGTTGCGGGTGATTATTGGCGATCGCACCCAGCCGGAAGCCATCCAACAACTGGCGGGGGAATCCTTTGACGCCATTTTTGACAACAATGGGCGGGAATTGAGCGATACGAAGCCTTTGGCCGATTTGTTCAACGGTAAAGTCAAGCATTTTGTCTATATGAGTTCGGCAGGGGTGTACCTCAAGTCCGACCAAATGCCCCACATTGAAGGCGATGCAGTGGATCCCAAAAGTCGCCACAAGGGAAAAAATGATACGGAAGCCTACTTGGCTGCCCAAGGGTTACCCTTTACGTCCATCCGTCCAACCTACATTTACGGGCCGCAGAACTATAACGATTTAGAAGCTTGGTTTTTTGATCGAATTCTCCGCGATCGCCCCATTCCCATTCCCGGCCACGGTCAACACTTTACCCAATTTGGCCACTGTGCCGACCTCGCTGCGGCCATGGCGAACGTGTTGGGCAACGATCGGGCGATCGGGCAAATTTACAACGTTTCTGGGGAGCGGGAAGTCACCTTCGATGGGCTCGCCAAAGCCTGTGCGGTGGCGGCAGGGAAGGATCCCGATAGCCTGAAAATCGTTCACTTTGACCCCAAAGCCTTTGATTTTGGTAAGCGCAAAGCCTTCCCCATGCGGGCCCAGCATTTCTTCTGTTCGATCGAAAAGGCCAAGGCGGAACTGAACTGGCAGCCACAATTTGATCTCGTTTCTGGTCTGAAAGACTCGTTACAGAATGATTACTTAGCCTCTGGGCGCGATCGGGCGGAGATTGATTTTGCGATCGACGATGAAATTCTGGCAGCGGTTGGTTAG
- a CDS encoding SGNH/GDSL hydrolase family protein, giving the protein MFNLRRRTSSSYSSSYYGSRKKKQRIPKLWIIAAIPLGILALEILLRMGTSILGKSDELTAYVGEPEIAANYHLKPLNQAGQSMQGISGHGSLAIQETPLTGFKLVGNQKNDAVQINAQGFRSGDAVNLTKPKNEVRIFVLGGSSAFGQFNSSNQSTFATLLEARLNQQVQEQKSNTKKFRPDVLPYYADELEKALKLPPKIRDGQYRVINAAVPGYTSGNTLTQVASQILAYQPDVLVVMNGYGDLLLPSSQEAASIEVTDRLLSDASGHFIASLSQGMGDFFSSLYLVKSVQYWLLKPQSSIEQLVDPLSSSTQGLGDRLAAKPEELNLRVDRYGKYLLQLARLSGASKASLVVALQPEVTQRESLTTKEKQLVDRLGSNYQQRVQAGYQQLQKTVEQVNKQVPGLTTAKLQDALNQVQGDAFQDPIHLTDSANQAIADRLYDTIVTQLQVQPKPFTGGQP; this is encoded by the coding sequence ATGTTTAATCTTCGTCGTCGCACATCTTCTTCCTATTCCAGTTCTTACTACGGATCCCGTAAGAAGAAACAGCGCATTCCCAAGTTGTGGATTATTGCAGCTATCCCCCTAGGAATTTTGGCTCTTGAAATTCTTCTACGGATGGGAACCAGTATTTTAGGCAAAAGTGATGAGTTGACGGCCTATGTGGGCGAGCCTGAAATTGCCGCAAATTATCACCTCAAACCCCTCAATCAAGCGGGCCAGTCCATGCAAGGGATCTCCGGCCATGGGAGCCTAGCCATTCAAGAAACCCCCCTCACTGGCTTCAAATTAGTTGGCAACCAAAAAAATGATGCGGTTCAAATTAATGCCCAAGGGTTTCGCAGCGGGGACGCTGTTAACTTAACTAAACCTAAAAATGAAGTCCGGATTTTTGTTTTGGGGGGATCGTCTGCCTTTGGGCAGTTTAATAGCAGCAATCAATCCACCTTTGCTACGCTGCTAGAAGCTCGCCTAAATCAGCAAGTCCAGGAACAAAAGAGTAATACGAAGAAATTCCGGCCAGATGTCTTGCCCTACTATGCGGACGAACTGGAAAAAGCGCTGAAGTTACCCCCCAAAATTCGGGATGGGCAGTATCGCGTGATTAATGCAGCCGTACCGGGCTATACCTCCGGCAATACCTTAACGCAGGTGGCTTCGCAGATCCTCGCTTACCAGCCCGATGTTTTAGTGGTGATGAATGGCTATGGAGATTTACTGCTGCCCAGTTCCCAGGAAGCGGCCAGCATTGAAGTCACCGATCGACTCTTATCCGATGCCTCTGGACATTTCATAGCAAGTTTGTCCCAGGGCATGGGTGACTTTTTCTCCAGCCTTTACTTGGTCAAAAGTGTGCAGTATTGGTTGCTAAAGCCCCAATCTTCGATCGAGCAGTTGGTTGATCCATTGTCGAGTTCCACGCAAGGATTGGGCGATCGTCTAGCGGCCAAGCCGGAGGAACTTAATCTTCGAGTCGATCGCTATGGTAAGTATTTACTGCAACTGGCGCGTCTGTCGGGGGCGTCCAAAGCTTCATTGGTGGTGGCATTACAACCCGAAGTGACCCAGCGAGAGTCTCTCACAACCAAAGAGAAGCAGTTGGTCGATCGCTTGGGAAGCAACTATCAGCAGCGGGTTCAAGCAGGGTACCAACAGCTACAAAAGACCGTTGAACAGGTCAATAAACAGGTTCCTGGGCTGACCACTGCTAAATTGCAAGATGCCCTCAATCAGGTTCAAGGCGATGCCTTCCAAGATCCGATTCACCTGACGGATTCTGCCAATCAAGCCATTGCCGATCGGTTATATGACACGATCGTGACGCAACTACAGGTACAACCTAAACCCTTTACAGGGGGGCAACCCTAG
- a CDS encoding AAA family ATPase, with the protein MAFYIAPRFLEKLAVHITKNYLDLPNVKVPLILGVHGRKGEGKSFQCDLVFQKMGIEVVYMSAGELESPDAGDPARLIRLRYREAGELVKVRGKMAVLMINDIDAGIGRVDQLTQYTVNTQLVHGTLMNIADNPTNVQLPGSYDSEPTKRIPIIVTGNDFATLYAPLIRDGRMEKFYWEPDRADRVGIVSGIFEVDHVARRDIETLVDTFPDQSIDFYGALRARLYDEQVAKLISSIGFENISARVVNSKEAPPEFHRPDFSLPHLIEVGHAMVREQNRIQELRLVQAYNQSINPNVNPSIHSSINPSITPNTQRSTQDTDRPASSPAPQSYPGMPSSTRLDPAMVGEINRIIGMGDRIGIEYADPRRFRTGSWTCYGTFEQDPRTAIAALETCLDEKSGNYIRLVGIGKRDRNRLTEMMVNRPVGLMP; encoded by the coding sequence ATGGCTTTTTACATTGCTCCCCGCTTTCTAGAAAAATTAGCCGTTCACATCACTAAGAATTACCTGGACTTACCCAACGTCAAAGTGCCGCTGATTTTGGGTGTCCATGGCCGCAAGGGGGAAGGCAAGTCGTTCCAGTGCGACCTCGTGTTCCAAAAGATGGGCATTGAGGTGGTTTACATGTCTGCGGGGGAACTGGAAAGCCCCGATGCAGGCGATCCAGCCCGACTGATTCGCCTACGCTATCGGGAAGCGGGGGAACTGGTCAAGGTGCGGGGCAAAATGGCGGTGTTGATGATTAATGACATCGACGCGGGGATTGGCCGGGTTGATCAGTTAACGCAATACACCGTCAACACGCAATTAGTCCACGGCACGTTGATGAACATTGCGGATAATCCGACGAATGTGCAGCTACCGGGAAGTTACGACAGCGAACCGACGAAACGCATTCCGATTATCGTGACGGGCAATGATTTTGCAACGCTATATGCACCGCTGATTCGCGATGGGCGGATGGAGAAGTTCTATTGGGAACCCGATCGAGCCGATCGCGTGGGCATCGTCAGCGGTATTTTTGAAGTCGATCACGTTGCTCGTCGGGATATCGAAACGCTAGTTGATACCTTTCCCGATCAGTCGATCGATTTCTACGGGGCACTACGGGCGAGACTGTACGACGAACAGGTTGCGAAATTAATTAGTTCGATCGGGTTTGAAAATATTTCCGCCCGTGTAGTTAACAGCAAGGAAGCGCCACCGGAGTTCCATCGTCCCGATTTTAGCTTGCCGCACTTGATCGAAGTGGGCCATGCCATGGTGCGGGAGCAAAACCGCATTCAGGAACTGCGCCTAGTACAAGCCTATAACCAAAGCATCAACCCGAACGTTAATCCAAGCATTCACTCAAGCATTAATCCGAGTATTACCCCAAACACCCAGCGATCGACCCAGGACACCGATCGACCCGCATCATCCCCAGCACCCCAGAGCTATCCCGGTATGCCTTCATCCACCCGACTCGATCCGGCGATGGTGGGTGAGATTAACCGCATTATTGGTATGGGCGATCGTATCGGTATTGAATACGCCGATCCTCGCCGTTTTCGGACGGGTTCCTGGACTTGCTACGGTACCTTTGAGCAGGATCCCAGAACCGCGATCGCGGCCTTGGAGACGTGCTTGGACGAGAAGTCTGGGAATTACATTCGCCTAGTAGGGATTGGCAAACGCGATCGTAATCGGCTGACGGAAATGATGGTTAATCGTCCAGTAGGATTGATGCCCTAG
- a CDS encoding cation diffusion facilitator family transporter — protein sequence MTHSHHNHSHSHNRSHSHNHSHSHHSLPDRFDRAFLLSVGLNIAFTLIEVTYGLLGNSLALIADAGHNLSDVLGLLLAWGASWLVRRRASLKRTYGLRKASILAPLANAVLLLIASGGIIWEAIQRFQHPEAVASGTMMVIAAIGILINGGSALLFFKGRHTDVNLRGAFLHLAADAIASVGVVLAGLLIAITHWNWIDPIASLLVTMGIIWGAWDLLNDSLHLAVDGVPKQIDAKAVYHYLAELPIVERVHDLHIWAMSSTETALTAHLVIPSGNPGDAFLADLYHHLHSSFGIDHPTIQIEMGDGDALHRCETRCNPRGFEHHHPM from the coding sequence ATGACTCACTCCCATCATAATCATTCCCATTCCCATAATCGTTCCCATTCCCATAATCATTCCCATTCTCACCATTCCTTGCCCGATCGTTTCGATCGCGCATTTCTGCTCAGCGTTGGGCTAAACATTGCATTTACCCTCATCGAAGTCACCTATGGCCTGCTGGGTAACTCCCTAGCCTTGATTGCAGACGCAGGCCATAATCTCAGTGATGTGTTAGGTCTACTGTTGGCATGGGGGGCCAGTTGGTTGGTGCGGCGGCGTGCCAGCCTCAAGCGTACCTACGGTTTGCGGAAAGCATCCATTCTGGCCCCCTTAGCCAACGCCGTTTTACTACTCATTGCCTCTGGCGGCATTATTTGGGAGGCGATCCAGCGCTTTCAGCATCCTGAGGCCGTGGCCAGTGGCACCATGATGGTTATCGCTGCGATCGGGATTTTGATTAATGGCGGCAGTGCACTGCTCTTTTTCAAAGGTCGGCATACCGATGTAAATTTGCGAGGAGCTTTTTTACATTTAGCCGCTGATGCGATCGCCTCTGTGGGTGTGGTGTTAGCAGGGTTGCTAATCGCGATTACCCATTGGAACTGGATTGATCCGATCGCGAGCTTACTAGTCACCATGGGCATCATTTGGGGAGCATGGGATTTGTTGAATGACTCCTTGCATTTAGCAGTCGATGGGGTGCCTAAACAAATTGATGCCAAGGCGGTCTACCACTATTTAGCGGAACTACCGATCGTGGAACGGGTGCATGATTTACACATTTGGGCCATGAGCTCCACAGAAACAGCCCTAACAGCCCATTTAGTTATTCCTAGCGGTAATCCCGGCGATGCATTCCTAGCGGATCTTTACCATCACCTACACAGCTCATTTGGGATTGATCACCCGACCATTCAAATTGAAATGGGGGATGGAGATGCATTACATCGTTGCGAAACTCGATGCAATCCACGGGGATTTGAACACCATCATCCAATGTGA